The genomic interval CCGCAAGCTTGGCGCGCAGCAATTCGGCGACGAGCGGGCTGGTGTGGAGCACGATGCGCGGCTCGCCGAGGGCCTGGTGCAGGGCATGGCGCAGCACGTCCTCGACGTCGGCTATGGGCAGTGCCGCGACGGCGGCACCGGCAAGCTTGCGCGCCGCGGCGAGCGCGAGCATCGAGGCTTCCTCGCGCACCTCGTCGGTCGCTTTTGCCGAGCGCGTCACGACGGCCTTCAGCGCCTCGACCAGCTTGGTCACTTCCTGCGTTTGGGCTTCGGCGGCGCGGACCTGGCCGGCCTTCATGCCCTGCTCGCGCGCGCGGGCGGAGAGCTGGTCGATCTCGTCCATCGTATAGGCGCGCTTCTGGCGCGCCCGCGCGGCGTTGGAGACGAGGTCGCCCTCGGGGCGGAATTCGATGTCGAAGGTGTATTTCGCGGCTGTGCTCATCAGTACACCAGCTCGTCTTCGGCGTTGCCGTTGGCGATCATGATCTCGCCCTTGTTGGCGAGGTCCTTGGCGACGTTGACCATGCGCATCTGCGCCTCGTCGACGTCCTTCAGGCGCACCGGGCCCATCGCCTCCATGTCCTCGCGGAGAATCTTTCCGGCGCGCTCGCTCATGTTGGAGAAGAACACGTCGCGCAGCGTGTCGGTCGAACCCTTGAGCGCCAGCCCCAGCTTGTCCTTCTCGACATGGCGCAGGAGCGTCTGGATCGAGCCCGGATCGAGCTTGCCGAGGTCCTCGAAGGTGAACATCAGCGCCTTGATGCGCTCGGCGGAATCGCGGCTTCTCTCTTCCAGCGCGGTGACGAAGCGGCTTTCGGTCTGGCGGTCGAAATTGTTGAAGATTTCCGCCATGTGCTCATGCGCGTCGCGCTTGGCGGTGCGGGCGAGGTTGGACATGAATTCGATGCGCAGCGTCTGCTCGACCTTGTCGAGGATCTCCTTGGGCACCGATTCCATCCGCAGCATCCGCTGCACGACCTCAAGCGCGAATTCCTCGGGCAGCGAACCCAGCACGCGGGCGGCATGCTCCGGCTTGATCTTGGAGAGCACCACCGAGACGGTCTGCGGATATTCGTTCTTCAGGTAGTTCGCCAGCACGGTCTCGTTCACATTGGCGAGCTTGTCCCACATGGTGCGGCCGGCCGGTCCGCGGATTTCCTCCATGATCTGGGAGACTTTTTCCTCCGGCATCATGCGCGAGAGCAGCCGCTCGGTGGATTCGTAGGAGCCCATCAGCGAGCCGGTGCCGGACATCTGCGACACGAAATCGACCAAGAGCTTCTCGACCAGGTTGGAGCTGACCGAGCCCAGGGTCGACATGACCTGGGACACTTCCT from Rhizomicrobium sp. carries:
- a CDS encoding FliH/SctL family protein; the encoded protein is MSTAAKYTFDIEFRPEGDLVSNAARARQKRAYTMDEIDQLSARAREQGMKAGQVRAAEAQTQEVTKLVEALKAVVTRSAKATDEVREEASMLALAAARKLAGAAVAALPIADVEDVLRHALHQALGEPRIVLHTSPLVAELLRAKLAEIAHEEGFEGRVVVSGEAAMGAADCRIEWRGGGAERSAQQIESAIGELIARRFSHPSEE
- the fliG gene encoding flagellar motor switch protein FliG, with the protein product MAPRSKSATKEDVRQLTGAERSAIIMLSLGEEHSQRLWQLMDEDEVKEVSQVMSTLGSVSSNLVEKLLVDFVSQMSGTGSLMGSYESTERLLSRMMPEEKVSQIMEEIRGPAGRTMWDKLANVNETVLANYLKNEYPQTVSVVLSKIKPEHAARVLGSLPEEFALEVVQRMLRMESVPKEILDKVEQTLRIEFMSNLARTAKRDAHEHMAEIFNNFDRQTESRFVTALEERSRDSAERIKALMFTFEDLGKLDPGSIQTLLRHVEKDKLGLALKGSTDTLRDVFFSNMSERAGKILREDMEAMGPVRLKDVDEAQMRMVNVAKDLANKGEIMIANGNAEDELVY